One genomic segment of Pandoraea thiooxydans includes these proteins:
- a CDS encoding enoyl-CoA hydratase, protein MAYENILVETRGRVGLVTLNRPKALNALNDALMDELGAALSAFDADDGIGCIVLTGSEKAFAAGADIGMMAQYTYMDVFKGEYITRNWEAVRRIRKPVIAAVAGFALGGGCELAMMCDFIIAADSAKFGQPEIKLGIMPGAGGTQRLPRAVSKAKAMDMCLTARFMDAAEAERAGLVSRVVPADKLLDEAMAAANTIAEYSLPVVMMVKESVNRAYETTLAEGVHYERRMFHSLFATEDQKEGMAAFLEKRKPVFKHR, encoded by the coding sequence ATGGCATATGAAAACATCTTGGTGGAAACGCGCGGCCGGGTTGGTCTGGTGACCTTGAACCGCCCCAAGGCGTTGAATGCCTTGAACGATGCGCTGATGGATGAACTCGGCGCTGCGCTGAGCGCCTTCGATGCCGACGACGGCATTGGCTGCATTGTCCTGACGGGCAGCGAAAAGGCGTTTGCCGCTGGTGCCGATATCGGCATGATGGCCCAGTACACCTATATGGACGTATTCAAGGGTGAGTACATTACGCGCAATTGGGAGGCGGTTCGGCGTATTCGCAAGCCAGTGATTGCGGCAGTGGCAGGGTTTGCATTGGGCGGCGGTTGCGAGCTGGCGATGATGTGCGATTTCATCATCGCTGCCGATAGTGCGAAATTCGGCCAGCCTGAAATCAAGCTGGGCATCATGCCGGGGGCTGGCGGCACGCAGCGTCTGCCGCGGGCGGTGTCGAAGGCAAAGGCGATGGATATGTGCCTGACCGCGCGGTTCATGGATGCCGCAGAGGCAGAGCGAGCCGGCCTGGTCTCGCGGGTGGTGCCGGCCGATAAGCTGCTTGACGAGGCGATGGCCGCCGCCAATACGATTGCCGAGTATTCGTTGCCGGTGGTGATGATGGTGAAGGAATCGGTGAATCGTGCTTATGAAACCACCTTGGCCGAGGGCGTCCATTATGAGCGCCGAATGTTTCACTCGTTATTTGCTACCGAAGATCAAAAAGAGGGTATGGCGGCATTTCTGGAAAAGCGCAAACCTGTTTTCAAGCATCGCTAA